TTCTACATCCCAACTGCCGCCTCCGTCCCACGTGTGTGCCATCTATCTCGACGCCTTTTCCATAGCTGAATCACTTGGCGTCGCTGTCAACGAAGTTCTTGTCCGGCGCGAGCTCGAGGGCACTCGTGAAGACGGCAGAAACTTGAAGAGACACATGAGTGCAAATATACACAGGAGTGACATAATCAGCTTCGGAGATGCAGACGCAAAGGTATGTGGATGGTGAGTGATGCAGTCAAGGTCAGTGGTACAGACTGACGCATCTGGGTATGTTATTCATATCCTCCGCAGGTCGGGCCGAGAATGCGGAAAGACACCGACCAGTATCCGTCGAGTTTGAAGCAaaagagtttcttctctctggccaTCTGCGGGAAGACTTCTTTCTCGATGGAAGTCGGTCTGAGCTGGATCCGGTCGATGACACTCGTGTTCAAGATGTATAAACCTGGACAGAGTACagtaaaagagacaagaaggctTAATACGCCCACAAAGACAAAGGTCCACAGAGGCTACGCATGCAAAGCACGAGGCCCGGATCCGACGTCTGAAAGCTCCTGCTGTCGACCTAAAGAACTCCTGAAGAGACGCCAAGGCGATCGGCAGGGACTCGcgacttccgaaccaccAACCGAGACtggtacaaagaagttacCATATCCTCCGTACAACGTATCCGGCATATGGGGTAATCTGCGGTCCTTCCTGCCACAGGTTTCTGTAGTTCGATGCTGCCAGAGCTACAGAAAGCTGCCGCGCGCCGCTGCGATGGAAGCCGCCGGCACCGAACCGAAAACGCCACTGCAGTTGGAGTACGACAGACAGAAGTCAcggttcttctttctccaggaTGCGGAAAGACGTGGCGACCGCGTCGGGGAGCGTCGAACAAGGTTTTTCGCGCCTTTGAAGTCGCCTGGAGTCCAACTCACCGGCGTTGATGCACCTGCCCACGAACTGTTGCGGTTTTTCAATGAAGTCTGAGACgcggccttcttcgtcgtgaAGGACGACGCCGTAAATCGACGGATTCTCGACCTCCGTCACCTggcgaaaaggaaacacacaCGAGCGACTTCGCTCTGCAGAAATAGGAGGCCTTCTAACAGATGTGCCTCCGGTTTTTCTGCAAAGGGGAACATACCTCTCTGCGCTGGCGTCAAGTCGCTGATCCCACCGCGGCCCCATCGGCTAGTACCATTTGACAGTTTTTACCGACTGCCGTAAAAACACGAtctcctttgtttcctaGGTCCCCGACTGGCTATCTCTGGGAGGAACGCCAGACGGGTACACTCGCCCCACGATCGACCGCGAAATCTGCCTACCAAGATGGTACCTTCCGCTCCCTTTGCCTTGTGGAACGCGAGCATTTCCTTGAATGGAAAGGGGCAAATCACGTCGCTGTTGCACACGAAAAAACAGTCTTCCGCATCGCCGCCTCTTGCGTCCGCCTGGTCGTTGCCGGCGTCTCCATGCGCGGCGGCCGACTCTGCAGAAACCTCTTGGCAGCTCTCCCTGTCGCGGGGTGCCGGTCGCTCTCGGACGACCGCCGCGGCTCCGCCTCCGTTTCCATCTGGACTGGAGGCCAGTGCGGGGGACGGAGAGAGCAAAAGATCTTTCGCCAAGCGAATCGGGCCTGCAGTCCCGAGGGGTTCGTCTTCGCGGGAGCACGTGATCGCGAGAGAATACTGCGGGGAGACAAAAGACCgacaacacagagaggaatcGGGGTGGCATGCTCAAGAGAGCGCCAAGACGAATCCCAAACTACACTGGTTATCTATGCTATATTCTTACTACCTCTGCAAGATTATTACCTGGTGTTCCGTTGATCCTACTTTTACACGAACTATCGGCTTGACTACGTCAAGCCGCTATCACAGAGCTTAGATACGGTATACAAAGTCTCGCAAGCACCTCCGTGTCAGTTCGTTACTCCCTTGTCAGTGAACAAACTGTCTCGCAGATGGTCACTCCCCGCCCTGGCACACCATCCTCGCCTCTGAGCTGCCGTCTTCCCTCGGTCACCCCTCTCGACCGAGAACCAGCACGGTTGAattcgagaagagagagcataGGCAAAGAACAAGACACATCGTACCACCCTCGCCGCAACAGTCACCACGGCTGCGTCACAGTTCCAAAGAACTGCAGAGCCAGCGGTGCGTCGGAAAGAAAAAATCTCACTTTCTGCTCGAGAGCACTAAGGGCGTCCATCAGCGTAGACGGTTGATACGCAACGGCGAGGATGACATGGTCCACACCTGCCTGCAGTGCCAGCAAGTAACAGTCCAAGAAAAACTCGAATCCACAGGGAGACGCACACCAAAAAAGTAACTCTCCACCCTGAACAGTAAACTCTCCAGCGTGGGGAGGTGCCACCCGGGGCGCCTTGCGCGAGCCCAGAGGGCCAGGCAGGATCGGTAGCCTTCACATGCATGTGACCGTCTAGGTCGATAACAAGTCTCTCACACCGAAAGAGCGTCACAAGAATACGCATCTACCTACCTACATACAcgcacatgtatatatatatatatatatatatattttatatCTACATTTTATATACAAAGTTCTAAGTTTCAACATAGAAGCATGCGCCCATCtccggagagaagggagccGTTGATAGCAAAACACTTCGTTCTAAATGCCGCCACATCGACGCAGAATGTGCATCTTGCCGAGGAACTTGCCTTCTTGAGGGAATGGATCTGGTACTCCACAATCGATTTGTTGCAGAAGTTTATCAAAGGCTTCGGCACAGAGAGCGTGAGAGGCCGCAGTCGTGTGCCGTAGCCTCCCACAAGCACGAGGGCCTTCATCGGGCGGACAGACGGggacagagggagaacggcgagagagacagaggtgacagaagagcgagaggggagtgggagagaaatggaggcgcgaagaaggTGGAAGCAGGAGCGGgtcgcagaagagagagggatcggcgggagagcagcagaaacaagcgagagaaagacgaaaagggtagacgagaaaaggcaaGAGAAGATCGAGAAGACTTTCAAGAGGGACAACCATAGGAGGAAGGGCGACCAGCGAGTGTGTTCGGCGTTCCACGTTTCCGTGAGCTTCCAGGAGCCTTGTTCGTTGCCACCCGCCacagaactgcatgcgctggctCTGAGAAGAGCAAAGTGAGCCTGACCGGCAAGAAGGATGTACGCAGCGATTGAtgaaagaaagcaaagaggaggaggTTGTCATCTACGACGTTCACCGCGGGGGTCGACGACAGGCAGGCCCTGTCTGGCGGGCGGAAGCATGGGAACCTTCGTTTATCTCGGAGCAACGGCAAATGTGAAGAGGCAAAGGGTGAGGCCACCAAACGGATCCGACCTCAGTGAAAAGAGAGGGATACAAAAGTGCCAATTATGTGGGGCTGCAGTGGACGCCTTCGACAAGAAAAGACTGGGCAGGGCCTAGTCTTCCTTCACGACTCattcgaggaaaaagagtATGGAACAGAGAACAGGCGAGGAACAGCTAAATAAAAATGAAGGGGGGAACGACACACTGCATGGACGtcggagaaaacgacaggTGACCACGGCCGTAACACAACTGGTTTCTGAGTCCCTGGAAAGGAAATTTCGACTACGAGCAAGGAGCCTCCGTAGGAGGCTCGTTGAAAGCAAAAACCAAGGTAAAAAGCCCCCGGGAAGGGGAAACTTCGCCCGCAAAAGGTACGGGAAGAGGGAAAAATGCAAGAAAGTCCCGAGAACAAAAAGAAATCGGGCCGAGAAAACCACAAAGTTCCTTGAGGACCCCGTTCAGTCGTCGGGCGGGTTGTGTGCTGTGCATGAGAAGGCGGGAACGACAAGCGGGGATGATGTGACTTAACAAtccggaaagagagaaacataAGAACCAAAGAATGACGTATCAGGGGAGAGCGCTAcacaggaagaagtcgacgcAACTTCCTCTTCATTACGCGAGACAAACGAGACAGGCTTCGCCGAGGAAAAATGAAGACGCGTCCAGATGTAGCAGCGCACATGAAACTGGGTGTTCCACTCGGGGGAGAAGACAACACTTTCCCCCCTGGGCCCTGGTTCCTCGCTGAGACCCCCACTTCCGCAACCACGAAACGTCGGCTCTAACTTTAGGAGTTTCCAAAAGAGTAATTCTCTGTCAAAGAACGCGAAGCACGGCAGGTTGTTGTGTTCGAAATCTTGCGGAAATTCAGTTGCTATCCTACTTCCGCCGCAGATGAATTGTCTACGGCATGTGGTGTGCGCCAGCACCATCACGTCCCCAGCCAAGATACTGGCTACGCTGCGCTACCTCAAGAAAACCAGCGATTTCCTTAGAAATTAAGTCCGTTTCCGATGTGTTGCCAGTGTCCccaaggagaaggaacgtcgatgtgtttctttctgtggaCCGGCACTCCTCCCAAAGTGCGAGCGCCAAACGCTGCAGAAAGGCAGCAGTTGTGTAACAAACCGGCCGAAGCATCTCTCCCTTGTTGCACCGCACTGTCAGTCATAGCCGAAACGAGGAACAGAGGCTGCTTCCTTGACACAGAGGCAAGGAAACGCTGAGTCGTGAGGCCGCTCGctagagaaagaagcaagtgTGCTGTGTTATTCCAAGACTGCTGTCTCGCGTCCAACATCCACGGTTGCGATGGCACCTGCCCAGAGCACACCATCTCCTGGGTTGTGAGTTCGGGTGACAGTGCAGACTGAAGTTTTTCGCTCGAAtgtgctgcttctctgaTGCCGATCGTGTCACCTGGATATGTGCTTTAGAGGCGAGGACGGTAGCGCATAAACCATAACAGACTAGCGTGCCACAGGAACACAAAGGGTCGACTCAACAGATTCA
This genomic interval from Toxoplasma gondii ME49 chromosome VIIb, whole genome shotgun sequence contains the following:
- a CDS encoding GDP-D-mannose pyrophosphorylase (encoded by transcript TGME49_257960), yielding MKALVLVGGYGTRLRPLTLSVPKPLINFCNKSIVEYQIHSLKKAGVDHVILAVAYQPSTLMDALSALEQKYSLAITCSREDEPLGTAGPIRLAKDLLLSPSPALASSPDGNGGGAAAVVRERPAPRDRESCQEVSAESAAAHGDAGNDQADARGGDAEDCFFVCNSDVICPFPFKEMLAFHKAKGAEGTILVTEVENPSIYGVVLHDEEGRVSDFIEKPQQFVGRCINAGLYILNTSVIDRIQLRPTSIEKEVFPQMAREKKLFCFKLDGYWADIGQPKDFLKGMTLHLDAMRQQQEATSHQEGEVENGVDRDARVPSSARLVSGPQFIGNVLVDPSAKIGEDCLIGPDVTIDRGVVVGRGCRLQRSALMEGVRVGDYTWMETAIVGWQSRIGKWCRIEGLTVVGEDVHIRSECCINGAFVLPHKSITQSIREPGSIIM